Proteins encoded in a region of the Geobacillus genomosp. 3 genome:
- a CDS encoding carbon-nitrogen hydrolase family protein, producing MKLRVSAVQYHLHTINSFEEFANQVEHYIKTAQEFDADFVLFPEFFTTQLMSIGNEQGQPLTIQELPDFTEQYRSLFIDLAKKTKMHIIGGTHVIRKGDRLYNVAHLFYPDGRVAEQAKLHITPTEVKEWNMSPGDGLQVFETEKGTIAMLTCYDIEFPEIVRIAKAKGADVIFCPSCTDDRHGFHRVRYTSHARAIENQVYVVTTGTVGSLPTVDFMRANFGQAAVITPNDIPFPPRGILVEGEINHDMIVTADLDLELLYQVRESGSVTTWRDRRTDLYPDWK from the coding sequence ATGAAACTAAGAGTTTCAGCCGTTCAATATCATCTCCATACCATAAATTCTTTTGAAGAATTTGCTAATCAAGTGGAGCATTATATTAAAACAGCTCAAGAATTTGATGCAGATTTTGTTTTATTCCCAGAATTTTTTACTACTCAGCTCATGTCCATTGGCAATGAACAAGGACAGCCTTTGACGATTCAAGAGCTTCCTGATTTTACTGAACAATATCGGTCTTTATTTATAGATTTAGCCAAGAAAACAAAGATGCATATTATTGGAGGAACACATGTCATCCGTAAAGGTGACCGATTATACAATGTGGCTCATTTGTTCTATCCAGATGGAAGAGTCGCAGAACAGGCAAAGCTCCATATTACTCCTACGGAAGTAAAAGAATGGAACATGTCGCCTGGCGATGGTCTACAAGTGTTCGAAACCGAAAAAGGAACCATTGCGATGTTGACGTGCTATGACATTGAATTTCCAGAAATTGTTCGCATAGCTAAAGCGAAAGGTGCGGATGTCATTTTCTGCCCTTCTTGCACGGATGATCGTCACGGATTCCATCGTGTTCGTTACACAAGCCATGCAAGAGCCATCGAAAATCAAGTTTATGTCGTCACGACGGGTACAGTAGGTTCCCTTCCGACGGTTGACTTTATGCGGGCGAATTTTGGGCAAGCAGCGGTGATTACACCAAACGATATTCCATTTCCTCCGCGCGGCATCTTAGTCGAAGGGGAAATCAATCATGATATGATTGTAACCGCTGATCTCGATTTAGAACTGTTATACCAGGTTCGCGAAAGCGGTTCCGTCACCACATGGCGTGACCGACGCACCGATCTCTATCCGGATTGGAAATAA
- a CDS encoding IS110 family transposase, whose translation MNCTQNQKINQVTEHTLVVGIDIAKRTHYACFVDDRGRVLRKSFPIFQSKEGFQQLYEAIQEGRKAFGKSQVIVAVEPTGHYWLNLAYFLEENGIPLVMVNPAHVCRSKELDDNLPTKHDAKDALVIARLAKDGRFLVPRLLHEIEADLRVGSTLKEKLRKEQAAVKNAIIRWTDRYFPEFWTVFRDLGKTALAVLEWTPLPADMAGRTAEELLEAYRQSEGLKCPQKAKIQALIDAAKGSIGVTEGTTMARFEIAALVRQYRQFEAEIAALDAELKALVQTTMEYQWLKTVDGLGDATIIDLLAEIGSFAHDRDPRQLVKLAGLTLKENSSGQRKGQKHISKRGRKRLRSVLFRAVIPLIRHNEAFRELHEYYTTRPVNPLTGKQSIVALCRKLLNVLFAICTKKQAFDAERMRQDVLSHVPHRAA comes from the coding sequence ATGAATTGTACACAAAATCAGAAAATCAATCAAGTCACGGAACACACATTGGTCGTGGGCATCGATATCGCGAAACGAACCCACTACGCCTGCTTCGTGGATGACCGGGGGCGCGTGCTTCGCAAGTCGTTCCCGATCTTCCAGTCGAAAGAGGGGTTTCAACAGCTGTATGAAGCGATTCAGGAGGGGAGGAAAGCGTTCGGGAAGTCACAGGTGATCGTCGCTGTGGAGCCGACCGGGCACTACTGGTTGAACCTGGCCTACTTCCTCGAGGAAAACGGGATCCCGCTGGTCATGGTCAACCCGGCGCATGTGTGCCGGTCGAAAGAACTCGATGACAACCTGCCGACGAAACACGACGCCAAAGACGCCCTGGTCATCGCCAGGCTGGCGAAAGACGGGCGATTCCTCGTCCCCCGGCTGCTGCACGAGATCGAAGCGGATTTGCGCGTCGGGAGCACGCTCAAAGAGAAGCTCCGGAAGGAACAGGCGGCGGTGAAAAACGCGATCATCCGTTGGACGGATCGGTATTTTCCAGAGTTTTGGACCGTGTTTCGCGACCTGGGGAAAACAGCGCTGGCGGTGCTGGAGTGGACGCCGCTTCCGGCCGATATGGCGGGTCGGACCGCCGAGGAGCTTCTGGAGGCGTACCGGCAAAGCGAAGGGCTGAAATGCCCGCAGAAAGCGAAAATTCAGGCGTTGATCGACGCCGCGAAGGGCTCGATTGGGGTGACGGAAGGGACGACGATGGCCCGGTTTGAGATCGCCGCGCTCGTCCGCCAATACCGCCAGTTCGAGGCCGAAATCGCAGCGTTGGACGCCGAGTTGAAGGCATTGGTTCAAACAACGATGGAGTATCAATGGCTGAAAACGGTCGACGGGTTGGGAGATGCCACGATCATCGATCTGCTGGCGGAGATCGGCAGTTTTGCCCACGATCGGGACCCGCGTCAATTGGTGAAATTGGCGGGCCTGACGCTCAAGGAGAACTCCTCCGGCCAGCGCAAAGGGCAAAAGCACATCTCGAAGCGGGGACGGAAACGGCTGCGATCGGTGCTGTTTCGGGCGGTGATTCCGCTGATCCGGCACAATGAGGCGTTTCGCGAGCTGCATGAGTACTATACGACCCGGCCCGTCAACCCGCTGACCGGAAAGCAGTCCATCGTCGCGTTATGCCGAAAGCTGTTGAATGTGCTGTTTGCGATTTGCACGAAGAAACAAGCGTTTGACGCGGAGCGAATGAGGCAGGACGTCTTGTCCCATGTTCCACACCGGGCGGCCTAA
- a CDS encoding GNAT family N-acetyltransferase, producing the protein MYRKEFYVFDQDRPVPTVIRNYEEKDFPGLIRIQQESFPPPFPSELWWNTEQLKNHVTLFPEGALCVEVDGEIAGSMTGLIVDFDPNHPEHTWEEITDNGYIRNHNPNGNTLYVVDIGVRPAYRKLGLGKWLMLSMYEVVVQLGLKRLLGGGRMPGYHKKADEMTAEQYLEAVVKGELKDPVITFLLRCGRTPVQVVANYLEDEESCNYAALMEWKNPFYTTKSEQGE; encoded by the coding sequence ATGTATCGAAAAGAATTTTACGTCTTTGACCAAGATCGGCCTGTTCCGACGGTCATTCGAAATTATGAAGAAAAGGACTTTCCCGGCTTAATCCGCATCCAGCAAGAAAGTTTCCCACCGCCATTCCCATCTGAATTATGGTGGAACACGGAACAGCTGAAAAACCATGTTACTCTCTTTCCAGAAGGAGCCTTATGTGTAGAGGTCGATGGTGAAATTGCTGGATCGATGACAGGATTGATTGTTGACTTTGACCCGAATCACCCGGAGCATACATGGGAAGAAATTACCGATAATGGATATATTCGCAACCATAATCCAAATGGAAATACGCTCTATGTAGTCGATATTGGCGTGCGTCCTGCTTATCGCAAATTAGGATTAGGAAAATGGCTAATGTTATCCATGTATGAAGTCGTCGTTCAATTGGGATTAAAACGTCTGTTAGGCGGAGGAAGAATGCCCGGCTATCATAAAAAAGCTGATGAGATGACGGCAGAACAATACCTCGAAGCAGTCGTCAAAGGAGAATTAAAGGACCCTGTTATCACTTTCCTGCTTCGCTGCGGCCGTACCCCTGTTCAAGTGGTGGCTAACTATTTAGAGGATGAAGAGTCTTGTAACTACGCGGCGCTGATGGAATGGAAAAATCCTTTTTATACAACAAAATCTGAACAAGGAGAATGA
- a CDS encoding DJ-1/PfpI family protein: MSKKVLIVTGDAVEALEIYYPYYRLLEEGFDVTIAAPKKKKLHTVVHDFADWDTFVEKPGYLIDAHASFAEIDPTQYDALIIPGGRAPEYIRLDENLPKIVRHFFEANKPVAAICHASLVLETLPDIMKGRSMTAYIACKPGVEAIGANYVSEPTHVDNNFVSAHAWPDLPAFMREFIKLLNK, encoded by the coding sequence ATGAGCAAAAAAGTATTAATTGTTACAGGAGATGCAGTGGAAGCTTTGGAGATTTATTATCCGTATTACCGTTTGTTAGAGGAAGGTTTTGATGTTACAATCGCTGCTCCAAAGAAAAAGAAACTGCATACAGTTGTCCACGATTTCGCTGATTGGGATACTTTTGTAGAAAAGCCAGGCTATCTCATTGATGCACATGCATCGTTTGCAGAAATCGATCCAACACAGTACGATGCGCTCATTATTCCGGGAGGGCGTGCGCCAGAATACATCCGCCTCGATGAAAACTTGCCAAAAATTGTGCGCCATTTCTTTGAAGCGAACAAACCAGTTGCGGCGATTTGCCATGCTTCACTTGTATTAGAAACCCTTCCTGATATTATGAAAGGGCGCAGCATGACCGCATACATTGCCTGCAAGCCAGGTGTAGAAGCGATTGGCGCCAACTATGTATCTGAGCCAACTCATGTTGACAACAATTTCGTATCTGCTCATGCATGGCCGGATTTACCAGCGTTTATGCGTGAATTTATTAAGTTATTAAACAAGTAA
- the hxlB gene encoding 6-phospho-3-hexuloisomerase, with product MQTTQYLGEIIKELNRTADFIADEEAEKLVNGILEAKKIFVAGAGRSGFMSKSFAMRMMHMGLEAYVVGETITPSLEQDDILIIGSGSGETRSLVSMAEKAKSLGATVALVTIFPESTIGQLADITVKLPGSPKDQSDNGYKTIQPMGSLFEQTLLLFYDAIILRCMEKKGLDSNTMFKRHANLE from the coding sequence ATGCAGACTACACAATATTTAGGTGAAATCATCAAAGAGTTAAATCGGACAGCTGATTTCATCGCTGATGAAGAAGCGGAAAAATTGGTAAATGGGATTCTTGAAGCAAAGAAAATTTTCGTAGCTGGCGCAGGTAGATCTGGATTTATGTCCAAATCTTTTGCGATGCGAATGATGCACATGGGGTTAGAAGCCTATGTAGTAGGCGAAACCATAACCCCTAGCCTAGAACAAGATGACATTTTGATCATCGGATCGGGTTCAGGGGAAACGAGAAGTTTAGTTTCCATGGCTGAGAAAGCCAAAAGCTTAGGTGCAACCGTAGCGTTAGTGACCATTTTCCCTGAATCGACCATTGGACAATTGGCTGATATCACGGTCAAGTTGCCTGGTTCACCTAAAGACCAATCAGATAATGGATACAAAACGATACAGCCGATGGGATCGCTTTTTGAGCAAACCCTCTTGCTGTTTTATGATGCGATCATATTAAGATGCATGGAGAAAAAAGGATTGGACTCCAATACGATGTTTAAAAGACATGCCAACCTTGAATAG
- the hxlA gene encoding 3-hexulose-6-phosphate synthase: MQLQLALDLVNIPEAKELVKEVEEYVDIVEIGTPVIINEGLRVVKEIKEAFPHLTVLADLKIMDAAAYEVMKASEAGADIITILGVAEDMSIKGAVEEARKQGKKILVDMIGVKNLEERAKEVDEFGVDYICVHTGYDLQAVGKDSLEELHTIKRVVKNAKTAIAGGIKLDTLPEVIKAKPDLVVVGGGITGQKDKRAVAAEMKKMIQQGE; this comes from the coding sequence ATGCAACTACAATTAGCATTGGATCTTGTAAATATTCCCGAAGCAAAAGAGCTTGTGAAAGAAGTTGAGGAGTATGTGGATATTGTAGAAATCGGTACTCCTGTTATTATTAATGAAGGCCTGAGAGTTGTTAAGGAAATTAAAGAAGCATTCCCTCATTTAACCGTTCTAGCCGACTTAAAAATCATGGATGCGGCTGCATATGAAGTCATGAAAGCATCCGAAGCTGGCGCGGACATTATCACGATCCTTGGAGTGGCTGAAGATATGTCAATCAAGGGGGCCGTTGAAGAAGCTAGAAAACAAGGAAAAAAAATCTTGGTTGACATGATCGGTGTTAAAAATTTAGAAGAACGCGCTAAAGAAGTGGATGAGTTTGGTGTAGACTATATTTGTGTACACACAGGATACGATCTTCAAGCAGTCGGAAAAGATTCTCTTGAAGAACTTCACACAATTAAGCGTGTTGTGAAAAATGCGAAAACAGCCATCGCCGGCGGCATTAAATTAGACACGCTGCCAGAAGTCATTAAAGCAAAACCGGATCTTGTCGTTGTCGGCGGCGGTATTACCGGACAAAAAGATAAACGAGCTGTAGCTGCTGAAATGAAAAAAATGATCCAACAAGGTGAATGA
- a CDS encoding DUF4395 domain-containing protein produces the protein MKETNRSIPRPLVRANQWFIVVSVVATWLSGQEWLLAFPLAAGLLGLFFDFNPVMRFAKLFLKKHPSEYVPEDAEQQQFNQVIAVICLSAGLISYLADWMVVAYIFTAMVALAAFVAILGFCIGCFIRYQWQQYRYKKASNH, from the coding sequence ATGAAAGAAACGAACCGTTCAATCCCCCGTCCGCTTGTAAGAGCCAATCAATGGTTTATTGTTGTTAGTGTTGTTGCAACATGGCTGTCAGGACAAGAATGGTTGCTTGCTTTTCCATTAGCTGCTGGATTGCTTGGATTATTCTTTGATTTTAATCCTGTTATGCGGTTCGCAAAGTTGTTTTTAAAGAAGCATCCTTCTGAGTACGTCCCAGAAGACGCCGAACAGCAGCAGTTTAATCAAGTCATTGCTGTCATCTGCCTTTCTGCCGGCTTAATAAGTTACTTAGCTGACTGGATGGTCGTTGCCTATATCTTCACAGCGATGGTCGCGTTAGCAGCATTTGTCGCTATCCTCGGATTTTGTATCGGATGTTTTATTCGTTATCAATGGCAACAATACCGCTATAAAAAAGCCTCGAATCATTAG
- a CDS encoding SPFH domain-containing protein: MKETKASYINGFVGIVLIATLLGAAVFSFFHQRIVVAVICVILAGIFASGITIVQPNQAKVVTFFGRYLGSIRDSGLFLTVPLTIRQTVSLRVRNFNSSTLKVNDVEGNPIEIAAVIVFKVIDSAKAIFDVENYEKFVEIQSETAIRHVATKYPYDTFENYEITLRGNADVISEVLAKELQERLTVAGVEVIEARLSHLAYSPEIASAMLQRQQAVAILAARKKIVEGAVSMAQMAIEQLEKEGVFELDDERKANMVNNLMVAIVSERATQPVINTGSLY, encoded by the coding sequence ATGAAAGAAACAAAAGCATCGTATATCAATGGGTTTGTCGGGATTGTCCTCATTGCAACTTTATTAGGGGCAGCAGTGTTTAGCTTTTTTCATCAACGGATCGTCGTAGCTGTTATATGCGTAATTTTGGCGGGGATATTCGCAAGCGGCATTACGATTGTTCAGCCAAATCAAGCAAAAGTCGTCACCTTTTTCGGGCGTTATTTAGGCAGCATTCGTGACAGCGGGTTATTTCTTACGGTTCCATTAACGATTCGCCAAACCGTTTCCCTCCGTGTCCGCAACTTTAACAGCAGTACATTAAAAGTGAATGATGTTGAAGGAAATCCAATCGAAATTGCAGCGGTTATCGTATTTAAAGTGATTGATTCTGCCAAAGCCATTTTCGATGTAGAAAATTACGAAAAATTCGTTGAAATTCAAAGCGAGACGGCGATTCGCCATGTCGCAACGAAATATCCTTATGACACATTTGAAAATTATGAGATTACGCTAAGAGGAAATGCCGATGTGATTTCTGAAGTATTAGCGAAAGAATTGCAAGAACGGCTGACGGTTGCCGGTGTGGAAGTAATAGAAGCTCGCCTCAGTCATCTTGCGTACTCTCCTGAAATCGCGAGTGCCATGCTACAGCGGCAGCAAGCTGTGGCGATTTTGGCAGCACGCAAAAAAATCGTCGAAGGTGCCGTTTCCATGGCACAAATGGCGATTGAACAGCTTGAAAAAGAAGGCGTTTTCGAGTTAGATGATGAAAGAAAAGCAAATATGGTTAATAACTTAATGGTCGCCATCGTTTCCGAGCGGGCGACCCAACCGGTCATTAATACCGGAAGTTTATATTGA
- a CDS encoding TetR/AcrR family transcriptional regulator: MKKKAEERREQILRAAFQAVSDKGYETVTLQDIADYAGVSKGVTNYYFENKEDVFLSLLEWVTDRIYQHEHKAVSEKTTAIEKLEAYIHSVFIDPEKNKKFYKVYLDFIAQASRNPQYRQINLKFYENCWKIGRDIVALGQKEGTFSADIQADTASKMIRSIIDGCLIQWLMCDEDHLHEFYKNTCYDVILKYLK, encoded by the coding sequence ATGAAGAAAAAGGCAGAAGAAAGGCGAGAGCAAATTTTAAGGGCTGCTTTTCAAGCGGTTTCCGATAAAGGATACGAAACGGTGACATTGCAAGATATCGCGGATTATGCCGGTGTAAGCAAAGGGGTTACGAATTATTATTTTGAAAATAAGGAAGATGTTTTTTTAAGCTTGCTGGAATGGGTGACGGATCGGATTTATCAACATGAGCATAAAGCAGTTAGCGAGAAAACAACGGCGATCGAAAAGTTAGAGGCATACATTCATTCGGTGTTTATCGATCCAGAAAAGAATAAAAAGTTTTATAAAGTGTATCTTGACTTTATCGCACAAGCCAGCCGAAATCCACAATATCGGCAAATTAATCTCAAGTTTTACGAAAACTGTTGGAAAATCGGACGCGACATTGTTGCACTTGGACAAAAGGAAGGAACCTTTTCAGCGGACATTCAGGCGGATACAGCTTCCAAAATGATTCGCTCGATCATCGATGGATGTCTCATTCAGTGGTTAATGTGTGATGAGGATCATCTTCATGAGTTTTATAAAAATACTTGTTATGATGTTATTTTAAAATATTTAAAATAA
- a CDS encoding NADPH:quinone oxidoreductase family protein, translated as MDQFKALVVNKTETDFTVNVKTVSMDDLPEGDVVIKVAYSSVNYKDGLACIPNGKIVKSYPFIPGIDLAGIVASSKDPRFKEGDEVIATSYEIGVSHYGGYSEYARIPGDWIVPLPKGLTLKEAMALGTAGFTAALSIHRLEENGLSPEKGKVLVTGATGGVGSIAVSMLAKRNYHVVASTGKESEHEYLRKLGAKEIISREEVCLEQIRPLDKQYWAAAVDPVGGRTLATILSRIQYNGSVAVSGLTGGADVPTTVFPFILRGVNLLGIDSVYCPMELRTQIWERMASDLKPNQLLDLIAQEITLEQLPEALSNILKGKLRGRTVVKLYTCNIKS; from the coding sequence GTGGACCAATTCAAAGCGCTAGTAGTAAACAAAACGGAGACAGATTTTACGGTGAATGTGAAAACCGTCTCCATGGATGACCTTCCAGAAGGAGATGTTGTCATTAAAGTTGCTTATTCCAGTGTCAACTATAAAGATGGATTAGCATGCATTCCGAATGGAAAAATTGTGAAATCGTATCCATTTATCCCTGGTATCGATCTCGCCGGTATTGTCGCCTCTTCTAAGGATCCGCGCTTTAAAGAAGGAGACGAAGTCATTGCAACGAGCTATGAAATCGGCGTGTCGCATTACGGAGGCTACAGCGAATACGCCCGCATTCCTGGAGATTGGATTGTCCCTCTTCCAAAAGGATTGACATTAAAAGAAGCAATGGCTTTAGGAACGGCAGGGTTTACGGCGGCATTGTCCATCCACCGCTTAGAAGAAAACGGATTATCCCCTGAAAAAGGAAAAGTGCTTGTGACAGGAGCCACTGGCGGAGTCGGAAGCATCGCGGTTTCCATGTTGGCCAAACGAAACTATCACGTTGTTGCAAGTACAGGCAAAGAAAGCGAACACGAATATCTGCGCAAGCTCGGCGCAAAAGAAATCATTTCTCGCGAAGAAGTCTGTCTAGAACAGATCCGCCCGTTAGATAAACAATATTGGGCCGCGGCTGTTGACCCTGTCGGCGGAAGAACTCTCGCCACGATCCTTAGCCGAATCCAATATAACGGCTCCGTAGCTGTCAGCGGGTTAACAGGTGGCGCAGACGTTCCAACAACCGTCTTCCCGTTTATCCTTCGCGGCGTCAACTTACTTGGCATCGATTCTGTCTATTGCCCAATGGAATTGCGAACACAAATTTGGGAACGAATGGCCAGCGACTTAAAACCGAATCAATTACTAGATTTGATTGCACAAGAAATCACGCTTGAACAACTTCCTGAGGCATTATCGAATATTCTTAAAGGAAAACTACGCGGCAGAACGGTTGTAAAACTATATACATGCAACATAAAGAGTTAA
- a CDS encoding IS630 family transposase, whose protein sequence is MITKETEDAVLLYIDETHIRSYHVLRSTWSEVGRQKQVPTFGHHAHVSLFGAVNVHDGETVLHQTTAANAATFLDFLRMLKQRYLDRLMVLVLDNARIHHAKMVKEFLREEGQCFHFIYLPPYSPQLNPIERLWKWLKDTVIANVFHKNRNDIVQAIARFVHYIHERPEEVLQRLGCAG, encoded by the coding sequence TTGATCACCAAGGAGACAGAAGATGCTGTTCTTCTGTACATCGATGAAACCCATATCCGCTCTTACCATGTCTTGCGGTCCACATGGTCGGAAGTCGGCCGCCAAAAACAAGTGCCGACGTTTGGCCATCATGCCCACGTATCGCTGTTTGGCGCGGTCAACGTCCATGATGGTGAAACGGTGCTTCATCAAACGACCGCTGCCAATGCCGCGACGTTCTTGGATTTCTTGAGAATGCTCAAACAGCGCTATTTAGACCGTCTCATGGTTTTGGTGTTGGATAACGCCCGCATTCACCATGCCAAAATGGTCAAGGAGTTTTTGCGGGAAGAAGGACAGTGTTTTCACTTTATTTACCTTCCTCCGTATTCTCCGCAACTGAACCCGATCGAACGCTTGTGGAAATGGCTGAAAGACACCGTGATCGCCAATGTGTTTCACAAAAATCGAAACGATATCGTCCAGGCCATTGCTCGGTTTGTCCACTACATCCACGAACGTCCGGAGGAAGTGCTGCAACGCTTAGGGTGTGCAGGATGA
- a CDS encoding helix-turn-helix domain-containing protein, with protein sequence MKRLKITDNHGWTPRKLRKQERKIKNAHLRQRVMAVRLVMEGYLGKDVASMVNVCRQTVSHYVSLFNEGGLELLLHRDFAPGREPFLTEEQQEKIKQLVLTTTPAELGWDVASAWNTKLLQSYVAKQFGVSISREALRKLLHRKGLSWTRPTYTLAKGNLDEQKQFEKQMDLIKKT encoded by the coding sequence ATGAAACGTCTCAAAATCACCGACAACCATGGATGGACGCCCCGGAAACTCCGCAAGCAGGAACGGAAGATCAAAAACGCCCATCTCCGCCAACGTGTGATGGCCGTCCGCCTGGTCATGGAAGGCTATTTGGGCAAAGACGTGGCCTCCATGGTCAACGTGTGCCGACAAACTGTTTCCCATTATGTGTCGCTGTTCAACGAAGGCGGCCTTGAACTCCTGCTTCATCGGGATTTCGCCCCCGGGCGGGAGCCGTTTCTCACCGAAGAACAGCAGGAAAAGATCAAACAGCTTGTGTTGACCACTACTCCCGCGGAACTGGGCTGGGACGTCGCTTCGGCGTGGAACACCAAACTCCTGCAATCCTATGTCGCAAAGCAATTCGGTGTTTCCATTTCCCGCGAAGCGCTGCGAAAACTCCTGCACCGCAAAGGGCTGTCGTGGACACGACCGACGTACACACTGGCGAAAGGAAATCTGGATGAGCAAAAACAATTTGAAAAACAAATGGATCTGATAAAAAAAACTTGA
- a CDS encoding ExeA family protein yields the protein MYKSFYSLSREPFAKETDPSEAYQGASFQEALRALEYVKRTRGIGLLIGEPGAGKTFALRALKESLNPSLYHVVYFPLSTGGVMDFYRGLALGLGEEPKYRKVDLFRQIQQAIERLYHERRITPVFILDEMHLAKDAFLQDIAILFNFEMDSTNPFVLILAGLPHLQGKLRLNQHHPLDQRIIMRYRMGPLEREEVAGYIEHRMKQAGAKHPIFTPSALEAIALQSRGWPRVINTLATTCLLYGYQLKKDAIDEEVVRMAAEEMGY from the coding sequence GTGTATAAATCGTTTTACTCCCTTTCGCGGGAGCCGTTTGCGAAAGAAACAGACCCGTCCGAGGCGTATCAAGGGGCGTCATTTCAGGAAGCGTTGCGGGCGCTGGAGTACGTGAAACGAACCCGGGGGATCGGGCTGTTGATCGGAGAGCCGGGGGCGGGCAAGACGTTCGCCCTTCGGGCGCTGAAAGAGTCATTGAATCCATCATTGTATCATGTCGTCTACTTTCCGTTATCCACCGGAGGCGTGATGGATTTTTACCGTGGACTGGCCTTGGGATTAGGAGAGGAACCGAAGTACCGCAAGGTAGATCTCTTCCGCCAAATCCAGCAGGCGATCGAGCGATTGTATCATGAACGACGGATCACGCCGGTGTTCATTTTGGACGAGATGCATTTAGCAAAGGATGCATTTTTACAGGACATCGCCATCTTGTTCAACTTTGAGATGGATTCGACCAACCCATTTGTCTTGATTTTGGCCGGGCTGCCCCATTTACAGGGGAAGCTGCGGCTCAATCAGCACCACCCTCTCGACCAACGGATCATCATGCGATACCGGATGGGGCCGCTGGAGAGGGAAGAGGTGGCGGGCTACATCGAGCATCGGATGAAACAGGCCGGGGCGAAGCATCCGATCTTCACTCCATCGGCGTTAGAGGCGATTGCCCTGCAGTCGCGGGGATGGCCTCGGGTGATCAACACGTTGGCCACGACGTGCCTGTTATACGGGTATCAGCTGAAAAAGGACGCCATTGACGAAGAAGTGGTGCGCATGGCCGCAGAGGAAATGGGGTATTAG
- a CDS encoding DUF6431 domain-containing protein has product MIQFHDFGIDVQTYAERGKENDFPLLKKCPHCRAKRPLHRHGYYERNALTPHGDDRIWIVRYRCRECLKTVSVLPSFLLPYFQYTLSAIWQVVKEQLGLTEGTNRAPFLPTKDGIIFYVRRFCRNLSSLHSFFARRWRIIGPIVKKEKERASWWIRTLEKHGLYSVIRDMWEDGFRHPFANQMGS; this is encoded by the coding sequence GTGATTCAATTTCATGACTTTGGCATTGACGTCCAAACGTATGCAGAGCGTGGAAAAGAAAACGACTTCCCTCTTCTGAAAAAGTGTCCGCATTGCCGGGCCAAGCGCCCGTTGCACCGCCACGGTTACTATGAGCGAAACGCATTGACCCCACATGGTGATGATCGCATTTGGATTGTCCGGTATCGCTGTCGGGAATGCTTGAAGACGGTGAGTGTGCTGCCTTCCTTTCTCCTCCCGTATTTTCAGTATACGTTGTCCGCCATATGGCAAGTCGTGAAAGAGCAGTTGGGATTGACCGAGGGGACGAACCGGGCTCCGTTTCTCCCGACAAAGGACGGCATCATCTTTTATGTCCGACGGTTCTGCCGAAACCTATCAAGCCTTCACAGCTTTTTTGCGAGGCGGTGGAGGATCATAGGCCCTATCGTGAAAAAAGAAAAGGAACGGGCTTCCTGGTGGATCCGGACGTTGGAGAAACACGGTCTCTATTCGGTCATCAGAGACATGTGGGAGGACGGATTCCGACACCCTTTTGCGAATCAAATGGGATCCTGA